A window of the Streptomyces formicae genome harbors these coding sequences:
- the hflX gene encoding GTPase HflX has protein sequence MTSSSSPSQRAQSFADTNRTESLRADALMEEDVAWSHEIDGDRDGEQFDRSERAALRRVAGLSTELEDVTEVEYRQLRLERVVLVGVWTSGTVQDAENSLAELAALAETAGALVLDGVIQRRDKPDPATYIGSGKATELRDIVLESGADTVVCDGELSPGQLIHLEDVVKVKVVDRTALILDIFAQHAKSREGKAQVALAQMQYMLPRLRGWGQSLSRQMGGGGSGGMATRGPGETKIETDRRRIREKMAKMRREIAEMKTGREIKRQERRRHKVPSVAIAGYTNAGKSSLLNRLTGAGVLVENALFATLDPTVRRAETPSGRLYTLADTVGFVRHLPHHLVEAFRSTMEEVGESDLILHVVDGSHPAPEEQLAAVREVIRDVGAVDVPEIVVINKADAADPLVLQRLLRIERHAIAVSARTGSGIGELLALIDAELPRPEVEIEALVPYTRGALVSRVHAEGEVLSEEHTSDGTLLKARVHEELAAALGPYVPATR, from the coding sequence ATGACCTCCTCTTCATCCCCTTCCCAGCGCGCACAGAGCTTCGCGGACACCAACCGCACGGAGAGCCTCCGGGCCGATGCCCTGATGGAAGAGGACGTCGCCTGGAGCCACGAGATCGACGGAGACCGGGACGGTGAGCAGTTCGACCGCTCCGAGCGTGCGGCGCTGCGACGTGTGGCCGGCCTCTCCACCGAGCTCGAGGACGTCACCGAGGTCGAGTACCGGCAGCTGCGACTGGAGCGCGTGGTGCTCGTCGGCGTGTGGACCTCCGGGACCGTGCAGGACGCGGAGAACTCCCTCGCGGAGCTCGCCGCGCTCGCCGAGACGGCCGGTGCGCTCGTGCTCGACGGAGTCATCCAGCGCCGCGACAAGCCGGACCCGGCGACGTACATCGGCTCGGGCAAGGCGACCGAGCTGCGTGACATCGTGCTGGAGTCCGGAGCCGACACCGTGGTCTGCGACGGTGAGCTGAGCCCCGGCCAGCTGATCCACCTCGAGGACGTCGTCAAGGTCAAGGTCGTCGACCGCACCGCCCTGATCCTCGACATCTTCGCCCAGCACGCCAAGTCCCGTGAGGGCAAGGCGCAGGTGGCGCTGGCACAGATGCAGTACATGCTGCCCCGGCTGCGGGGCTGGGGCCAGTCGCTGTCCCGGCAGATGGGTGGCGGCGGCAGTGGCGGCATGGCCACCCGAGGCCCCGGTGAGACCAAGATCGAGACGGACCGGCGCCGGATCCGCGAGAAGATGGCGAAGATGCGCCGGGAGATCGCGGAGATGAAGACGGGCCGCGAGATCAAGCGGCAGGAGCGCCGGCGGCACAAGGTCCCGTCGGTCGCCATCGCCGGGTACACCAACGCGGGCAAGTCCTCGCTGCTCAACCGTCTGACCGGCGCCGGAGTCCTGGTGGAGAACGCGCTGTTCGCCACCCTGGACCCCACCGTGCGCCGGGCCGAGACCCCGAGCGGCAGGCTGTACACACTGGCGGACACCGTCGGATTCGTCCGCCATCTGCCGCACCACCTGGTCGAGGCGTTCCGCTCCACCATGGAGGAGGTCGGCGAGTCCGATCTGATCCTGCATGTCGTGGACGGCTCGCACCCGGCCCCCGAGGAGCAGCTCGCCGCCGTGCGCGAGGTGATCCGCGATGTCGGCGCGGTGGACGTGCCCGAGATCGTCGTGATCAACAAGGCGGACGCGGCCGATCCGCTGGTGCTCCAGCGGCTGTTGCGGATCGAGCGGCACGCCATCGCCGTCTCCGCCCGTACGGGCAGCGGTATCGGCGAGCTGCTCGCGCTGATCGACGCCGAACTGCCGCGGCCCGAGGTCGAGATCGAGGCCCTCGTGCCCTACACGCGGGGGGCGCTGGTCTCGCGGGTGCACGCGGAAGGCGAGGTGCTCTCCGAGGAGCACACCTCCGATGGCACGCTGCTCAAGGCACGTGTCCACGAGGAACTCGCCGCGGCCCTCGGTCCGTACGTGCCGGCGACGCGCTGA
- a CDS encoding class III extradiol dioxygenase subunit B-like domain-containing protein: MLVAAAVCPCPPLLVPEVAAGAAPELDAARTACADALSVLAASRPDRLVVVGPTGPDEAGPYPGGVQGSLKGFGVDTGVRLGEPGAEPYARPLPAALTVAAWLLERARWAAAPVEGLGVDQRLAPERCAETGRELAARAPRVALLVMGDGSACRTLKAPGYLDERAAAFDTAAARALGTADTAALMALDVSLAYELKVAGRAPWQVLAGAAEGAEPGGQLLYEDAPYGVGYFVAAWS, encoded by the coding sequence ATGCTCGTCGCCGCTGCCGTCTGCCCCTGCCCTCCGCTCCTCGTGCCCGAGGTGGCCGCCGGTGCGGCACCCGAGCTCGACGCCGCCAGGACCGCGTGCGCGGACGCGCTGAGCGTGCTGGCCGCGTCCCGCCCGGACCGGCTGGTCGTCGTCGGCCCCACCGGACCCGACGAGGCGGGCCCGTACCCCGGGGGCGTGCAGGGTTCCCTCAAGGGCTTCGGCGTCGACACCGGCGTACGGCTGGGCGAGCCCGGCGCCGAGCCGTACGCGCGTCCGCTGCCGGCCGCGCTCACCGTCGCCGCATGGCTGCTGGAGCGCGCACGGTGGGCCGCGGCCCCGGTCGAGGGGCTCGGCGTCGACCAGCGGCTGGCCCCCGAGCGCTGCGCGGAAACCGGCCGCGAGCTGGCCGCCCGGGCGCCTCGCGTCGCGCTTCTGGTCATGGGCGACGGCAGCGCCTGTCGCACGCTGAAGGCCCCCGGCTATCTGGACGAGCGGGCCGCCGCCTTCGACACGGCCGCTGCCCGGGCCCTGGGCACGGCGGACACGGCGGCGCTCATGGCGCTGGACGTCTCACTCGCGTACGAGCTCAAGGTCGCCGGCCGGGCCCCCTGGCAGGTGCTCGCGGGGGCGGCGGAGGGTGCGGAGCCGGGCGGGCAGCTGCTCTACGAGGACGCTCCGTACGGAGTCGGCTACTTCGTCGCGGCCTGGTCCTGA
- a CDS encoding RelA/SpoT family protein, whose product MNGEAPNPGAPSRRRGRPRIDIRRLGRAALLGPGTRDRLPDAISHVAEAHRAHHPDADLAILRKAYVLAESSHRGQFRKSGEPYITHPLAVTLILAELGAETTTLTASLLHDTVEDTEVTLDQVRTEFGDEVCYLVDGVTKLEKVDYGAAAEPETFRKMLVATGNDVRVMSIKLADRLHNMRTLGVMRPEKQTRIAKVTRDVLIPLAERLGVQALKTELEDLVFAILHPEEYERTRALIAENADAADALAAIAENVRTVLREAGIPAEVLVRPRHFVSVHRVRLKRGKLRGTDFGRLLVLVGEDADCYAVLGELHTCFTPLISEFKDFIAAPKFNLYQSLHTAVAAADGAVAEVLIRTEQMHKVAEAGVIALGYPYATAEGPEAEPAGRGEGGRSEVGRGEGGRGDGERGDGERVDPTRPGWLSRLLEWQESAPDPDTFWSSLRAELAEDREITVFRADGGTLGLPAGASCVDAAYAQYGESAHACIGARVNGRLAALSTQLVDGDTVQLLLAQDGASGPSPDWLDHARTPAARIAIGRWLAQHPEGAKPPAAAPRAPMAAAATAGRRAAPNAVTDLPGASVRLAGCCTPVPPDAVTAFAVRGGAVTVHREQCPAVTRMRALGREPLGVRWGDASECRVTLVAESFGRPGLLADLTEVIATAGAAIVSAIVEPPSEQRVRHTYTLQLPDAAGLPVLMRAMRDVAGVYDVSRAQHPTATI is encoded by the coding sequence ATGAATGGCGAGGCCCCCAACCCTGGTGCTCCCAGCCGAAGGCGTGGCCGCCCCAGGATCGACATCCGTCGGCTGGGCCGGGCCGCACTGCTCGGCCCCGGGACACGGGACCGGCTGCCCGACGCGATCAGCCATGTCGCGGAGGCGCACCGCGCCCACCACCCCGACGCCGATCTCGCCATCCTGCGCAAGGCGTACGTCCTCGCCGAGTCCTCGCACCGAGGCCAGTTCCGCAAGAGCGGCGAGCCGTACATCACCCACCCCCTCGCCGTGACCCTGATCCTCGCCGAACTGGGCGCCGAGACCACGACCTTGACCGCCTCCCTGCTCCACGACACCGTCGAGGACACCGAGGTGACGCTCGATCAGGTCCGCACGGAATTCGGCGACGAGGTCTGCTACCTCGTCGACGGCGTCACCAAGCTGGAGAAGGTCGACTACGGCGCTGCGGCCGAGCCCGAGACCTTCCGCAAGATGCTCGTCGCCACCGGAAACGACGTCCGGGTCATGTCGATCAAACTCGCCGACCGGCTCCACAACATGCGCACGCTCGGCGTGATGCGCCCCGAGAAACAGACCCGTATCGCCAAGGTGACCAGGGACGTCCTGATCCCGCTCGCCGAACGCCTGGGCGTACAGGCGCTCAAGACCGAGCTGGAGGACCTCGTCTTCGCGATCCTCCACCCCGAGGAGTACGAACGCACGCGCGCCCTCATCGCGGAGAACGCCGACGCGGCGGACGCGCTCGCCGCCATCGCCGAGAACGTACGGACCGTGCTGCGCGAGGCCGGCATCCCGGCCGAAGTCCTCGTCCGGCCCCGCCACTTCGTCTCCGTGCACCGCGTCCGGCTCAAGCGCGGCAAGCTCAGGGGCACGGACTTCGGGCGGCTGCTCGTCCTCGTCGGCGAGGACGCCGACTGCTACGCGGTCCTCGGCGAACTCCACACCTGTTTCACCCCGTTGATCTCCGAGTTCAAGGACTTCATCGCGGCACCCAAGTTCAACCTCTACCAGTCGCTGCACACCGCGGTCGCCGCGGCAGACGGCGCCGTCGCCGAAGTCCTCATCCGTACCGAGCAGATGCACAAGGTCGCCGAGGCGGGCGTCATCGCCCTCGGATACCCGTACGCGACGGCGGAAGGCCCCGAGGCGGAACCGGCCGGGCGGGGCGAGGGCGGACGCAGCGAGGTCGGGCGCGGCGAGGGCGGCCGAGGCGACGGTGAGCGGGGTGACGGCGAGCGTGTCGACCCGACCCGCCCCGGCTGGCTGTCGCGGCTGCTGGAATGGCAGGAGTCCGCGCCCGACCCCGACACCTTCTGGTCGTCCCTGCGCGCCGAGCTCGCAGAGGACCGCGAGATCACCGTCTTCCGCGCGGACGGAGGCACGCTGGGACTGCCCGCCGGCGCGAGCTGCGTGGACGCCGCGTACGCGCAGTACGGCGAGTCGGCCCACGCCTGCATCGGGGCCCGCGTCAACGGCCGGCTCGCCGCGCTCAGTACCCAGCTCGTCGACGGCGACACGGTCCAGTTGCTGCTCGCCCAGGACGGCGCCTCCGGGCCGTCCCCCGACTGGCTCGACCACGCCCGTACGCCCGCTGCCCGGATCGCCATCGGCCGCTGGCTGGCCCAGCACCCGGAAGGCGCCAAGCCGCCCGCCGCCGCACCCCGCGCACCCATGGCCGCAGCCGCCACCGCGGGCCGTCGCGCCGCCCCCAACGCCGTCACCGATCTGCCCGGAGCGAGCGTGCGGCTCGCCGGCTGTTGCACGCCGGTGCCCCCCGACGCGGTCACCGCCTTCGCGGTCCGCGGCGGCGCCGTCACCGTGCACCGCGAGCAGTGCCCCGCCGTCACCCGGATGCGGGCGCTGGGGCGGGAGCCCCTGGGGGTGCGCTGGGGCGACGCGTCCGAGTGCCGGGTCACGCTCGTCGCGGAGTCCTTCGGCCGCCCGGGGCTGCTCGCCGATCTCACCGAAGTCATCGCGACGGCGGGCGCGGCGATCGTCTCCGCCATCGTCGAACCGCCGAGCGAGCAGCGCGTACGCCACACCTACACGCTCCAGCTCCCGGACGCGGCCGGGCTTCCGGTGCTGATGCGGGCGATGCGGGACGTCGCAGGGGTGTACGACGTGAGCCGCGCGCAGCATCCGACAGCGACGATCTGA
- the miaA gene encoding tRNA (adenosine(37)-N6)-dimethylallyltransferase MiaA, which translates to MRSAAPAPRVIAVVGPTAAGKSDLGVQLAQQLGGEVVNADSMQLYRGMDIGTAKLTADERGGIPHHLLDIWDVTEAASVAEYQKLARAQIDRLLAEGRTPVLVGGSGLYVRGAIDALDFPGTDPEVRARLEAELEEGGSGVLHARLAAADPDAARAILPSNGRRIVRALEVIEITGKPFTANLPGHDAVYDTVQIGVDVERPELDARITLRVDHMWEAGLVDEVRALEAQGLREGRTASRALGYQQVLAALAGECAEDEARAETVRATKRFARRQDSWFRRDPRVHWLSGAVTDRAELPERALALVERAVTA; encoded by the coding sequence GTGAGAAGTGCAGCTCCCGCGCCGCGGGTCATCGCCGTCGTCGGCCCCACAGCGGCCGGAAAGTCCGATCTGGGAGTCCAGCTCGCCCAGCAGCTCGGCGGCGAGGTCGTCAACGCCGACTCGATGCAGCTGTACCGGGGGATGGACATCGGCACCGCCAAACTGACCGCGGACGAGCGCGGCGGCATCCCGCACCACCTGCTGGACATCTGGGACGTCACGGAGGCCGCGAGCGTCGCCGAGTACCAGAAGCTCGCCCGCGCGCAGATCGACCGGCTGCTCGCCGAGGGCCGCACCCCCGTGCTCGTCGGCGGCTCGGGGCTGTACGTACGGGGAGCGATCGACGCCCTCGACTTCCCCGGCACGGACCCCGAGGTCCGCGCCCGGCTGGAGGCCGAGCTGGAGGAGGGCGGCTCCGGTGTGCTCCACGCCCGGCTCGCCGCCGCCGACCCGGACGCCGCCCGCGCCATCCTGCCCAGCAACGGCCGGCGCATCGTCCGCGCACTGGAGGTCATCGAGATCACCGGCAAGCCCTTCACCGCCAACCTCCCCGGCCACGACGCGGTGTACGACACCGTCCAGATCGGCGTCGACGTGGAACGCCCCGAGCTCGACGCCCGCATCACCCTGCGCGTGGACCACATGTGGGAGGCGGGACTCGTCGACGAGGTGCGCGCCCTGGAGGCGCAGGGGCTGCGCGAGGGGCGCACGGCATCCCGTGCCCTCGGATACCAGCAGGTGCTCGCGGCGCTCGCGGGGGAGTGCGCCGAGGACGAGGCGCGCGCCGAGACCGTACGCGCCACCAAACGCTTCGCGCGCCGCCAGGATTCGTGGTTCCGCCGCGACCCTCGTGTCCACTGGCTGAGCGGGGCCGTCACCGACCGCGCGGAACTCCCGGAGCGTGCCCTGGCGTTGGTCGAACGAGCGGTCACAGCCTGA
- a CDS encoding gliding motility protein yields the protein MSEAVSEAVASEEAEAPAAVPSAETPAAESVEIPRQQSVEEAADSEAGEGARK from the coding sequence GTGTCCGAGGCGGTGTCCGAGGCGGTGGCGTCCGAAGAGGCGGAGGCCCCTGCGGCGGTCCCCTCAGCGGAGACCCCCGCGGCGGAGAGTGTGGAGATCCCGCGGCAGCAGTCAGTCGAGGAGGCCGCGGACAGCGAAGCCGGTGAGGGCGCCCGTAAGTAG
- a CDS encoding trypsin-like serine peptidase: MRSIRPLLAATGLAAVLSLTATACGPGETDAADKPAASAAGDTGGAAIPGDLADKLREHGVDPDKWKDGEWKNWDKDTWLREAKDFVNPMIEGLWKPERMKEAKSPQKTMAAGDISGDQGVTDPEPRPVQAEPEDKPYHKNAAPVGKVFFDAPEGSMVCSATVVKDPANPGRSNLVWTAGHCVHAGAQGGWYRNIAFVPAYNDLGKSPAQLQNAQPQEIAPYGVYWADWVSTSGEWITQGGPTGGEGAPYDYAVMHVRPEKGTKSLEETVGVALDVDFDAPEAKDIDAMGAWGYPAAPPFDGLIMHKCIDRPGRLSISPGTPTMWRIGCTMTGGSSGGGWFAEQPNGKLALVSNTSIGPVTAGWLAGPRLGAGAREIYTSMSGKFAAQ, encoded by the coding sequence ATGCGATCCATACGCCCGCTGCTGGCCGCGACCGGCCTGGCCGCGGTCCTCTCACTGACGGCCACGGCCTGCGGCCCGGGCGAGACCGACGCGGCCGACAAGCCCGCAGCCTCAGCCGCAGGGGACACCGGCGGCGCCGCCATCCCCGGGGACCTGGCCGACAAGCTCCGGGAGCACGGAGTCGACCCGGACAAGTGGAAGGACGGCGAGTGGAAGAACTGGGACAAGGACACATGGCTGCGTGAGGCCAAGGACTTCGTCAACCCGATGATCGAGGGCCTGTGGAAGCCCGAGCGGATGAAGGAGGCCAAGTCTCCGCAGAAGACGATGGCCGCGGGTGACATCTCGGGAGACCAGGGCGTCACCGACCCGGAGCCGAGGCCGGTCCAGGCCGAGCCGGAGGACAAGCCGTACCACAAGAACGCGGCGCCGGTCGGCAAGGTGTTCTTCGACGCGCCCGAGGGCTCGATGGTCTGCTCGGCGACCGTCGTCAAGGACCCTGCCAACCCGGGCAGGTCCAACCTCGTGTGGACCGCGGGCCACTGTGTTCACGCCGGTGCGCAAGGCGGCTGGTACCGCAACATCGCCTTCGTGCCCGCCTACAACGACCTGGGGAAGTCCCCCGCGCAGCTCCAGAACGCGCAGCCGCAGGAGATCGCCCCGTACGGCGTCTACTGGGCGGACTGGGTCTCGACCTCTGGTGAGTGGATCACTCAGGGCGGCCCGACGGGCGGCGAGGGCGCCCCGTACGACTACGCCGTGATGCACGTACGGCCGGAGAAGGGCACCAAGTCGCTGGAGGAGACGGTCGGTGTCGCCCTCGACGTCGACTTCGACGCTCCCGAGGCGAAGGACATCGACGCGATGGGTGCCTGGGGCTATCCGGCGGCGCCGCCGTTCGACGGGCTGATCATGCACAAGTGCATCGACCGTCCCGGCCGGCTGTCCATCAGCCCGGGTACACCGACGATGTGGCGCATCGGCTGCACCATGACCGGCGGTTCCTCCGGCGGCGGCTGGTTCGCCGAGCAGCCGAACGGCAAGCTGGCGCTGGTCTCCAACACCTCCATCGGCCCGGTGACGGCGGGCTGGCTCGCCGGACCGCGCCTCGGCGCGGGTGCCCGGGAGATCTACACGTCGATGAGCGGCAAGTTCGCTGCCCAGTAG
- the dapF gene encoding diaminopimelate epimerase codes for MTTAQTPQTSPSTASLAFLKGHGTENDFVIVPDPDGVVDLPAATVARICDRRAGIGGDGLLRVVRTAAHPEARSVADEAEWFMDYRNADGSIAEMCGNGVRVFARYLEHAGLVTAGDVPVATRSGVKQVHIAKDASGSGSAAGDITVAMGRALLPEDGVTVTVGGRSWPARNVNMGNPHAVAFVEDLDHAGNLFSAPPFAPASVYPDGVNVEFVADRGPRHVAMRVHERGAAETRSCGTGACAVAVAAARRDGVDPAATGEPVTYIVEVLGGTLVITEHPDGEIEMTGPAVIVAEGLIDPVLLDPS; via the coding sequence GTGACCACAGCGCAGACCCCGCAGACCTCGCCGTCAACGGCCTCGCTCGCCTTCCTCAAGGGCCACGGCACCGAGAACGACTTCGTGATCGTCCCCGATCCCGACGGCGTCGTCGACCTGCCCGCGGCCACGGTCGCCCGGATCTGCGACCGCCGGGCCGGGATCGGCGGCGACGGACTGCTGCGCGTCGTCCGCACGGCCGCCCACCCCGAGGCGCGCTCGGTGGCCGACGAGGCCGAGTGGTTCATGGACTACCGGAACGCGGACGGCTCGATCGCCGAGATGTGCGGCAACGGCGTCCGCGTCTTCGCCCGCTATCTGGAGCACGCCGGCCTGGTCACCGCGGGCGACGTCCCGGTCGCCACCCGCTCAGGCGTCAAGCAGGTCCACATCGCCAAGGACGCGTCCGGCAGCGGCTCCGCAGCGGGTGACATCACGGTCGCGATGGGCCGCGCCCTGCTCCCCGAGGACGGCGTCACGGTCACCGTCGGCGGCCGCAGCTGGCCCGCCCGCAATGTGAACATGGGCAATCCGCACGCCGTGGCCTTCGTCGAGGACCTGGACCACGCGGGCAACCTGTTCTCCGCGCCGCCGTTCGCCCCGGCCTCGGTCTACCCGGACGGGGTGAACGTCGAGTTCGTCGCCGACCGCGGCCCGCGCCATGTGGCGATGCGCGTGCACGAGCGCGGCGCCGCCGAGACCCGCTCCTGCGGCACGGGCGCGTGCGCGGTCGCCGTGGCCGCCGCCCGGCGGGACGGCGTGGACCCCGCGGCGACCGGCGAGCCGGTGACGTACATCGTGGAGGTCCTCGGCGGCACCCTGGTGATCACCGAGCACCCGGACGGCGAGATCGAGATGACCGGTCCCGCGGTGATCGTCGCCGAGGGGCTCATCGACCCCGTCCTGCTCGACCCGTCCTGA
- a CDS encoding antitoxin — MGILETLKTKLAPAKDKVSDLAHQHEDKIEKFGHGLDKAARKVDERTKGKYSDKIESGTGKAKDALGRLTHKDEGTGTDESTGQKDQGTMPPAS, encoded by the coding sequence ATGGGCATCCTGGAGACGCTGAAGACCAAGCTCGCCCCGGCCAAGGACAAGGTCTCCGACCTCGCGCACCAGCACGAGGACAAGATCGAGAAGTTCGGGCACGGTCTGGACAAGGCCGCGCGGAAGGTCGACGAGCGGACCAAGGGCAAGTACAGCGACAAGATCGAGTCGGGCACCGGAAAGGCCAAGGACGCCTTGGGCCGCCTCACGCACAAGGACGAAGGCACCGGCACGGACGAGAGCACCGGCCAGAAGGACCAGGGCACGATGCCGCCGGCCTCCTGA
- a CDS encoding trypsin-like serine peptidase, translating to MRLNRPTFAARRGRSAGRRTPVLAAAAVAAALALTATACGPSEDDAGGVPSPSVPTADGKITIPDDLKDRLKEHGIDLDKWRNGEWKNWDRDKWLREAQDYVNPIIEDLWDPDRMREAEQPDKPVEEEDISGDDGVTDPTPQPVEARAVDAPYHDSVPEAGKVFFDGPKGSMVCSATVVKDPANPGRSNLVWTAGHCVHAGKEGGWYRNIAFVPSYNNGAKPPSKSATKDEIAPYGVWWGDWAQTSEQWISQGAATGGQGAPYDFAVIHVTPEKGGNGKSLEETVGSALPVDFNAPAVPEIESMKATGYPAAPPFDGERMFQCEDQPGRLSLKANDPTMYRIGCTMTGGSSGGGWVAAGRDGKPALVSNTSIGPVTAGWLAGPRLGTEAKGIYEAVSKKYAGQ from the coding sequence ATGCGACTCAACCGCCCGACCTTCGCCGCACGCCGTGGGAGGAGCGCCGGTCGCAGAACTCCGGTGCTCGCGGCGGCCGCTGTCGCCGCGGCGCTCGCGCTGACCGCGACGGCCTGCGGCCCGAGCGAGGACGACGCGGGTGGCGTGCCCAGCCCGAGCGTCCCGACCGCGGACGGCAAGATCACCATCCCGGACGATCTCAAGGACCGGCTCAAGGAGCACGGGATCGACCTGGACAAGTGGCGGAACGGCGAGTGGAAGAACTGGGACCGGGACAAGTGGCTGCGTGAGGCGCAGGACTACGTCAACCCGATCATCGAGGACCTCTGGGACCCGGACCGGATGCGGGAGGCCGAGCAGCCCGACAAGCCCGTCGAGGAGGAGGACATCTCCGGTGACGACGGGGTCACCGATCCGACGCCGCAGCCGGTCGAGGCCCGGGCGGTGGACGCGCCGTACCACGACAGCGTCCCCGAGGCCGGGAAGGTGTTCTTCGACGGCCCGAAGGGTTCCATGGTCTGCTCCGCGACCGTCGTCAAGGACCCGGCGAACCCCGGCAGGTCCAACCTGGTGTGGACCGCGGGCCATTGTGTGCACGCGGGCAAGGAGGGCGGCTGGTACCGCAACATCGCGTTCGTGCCCTCGTACAACAACGGTGCCAAGCCCCCCAGCAAGAGTGCGACGAAGGACGAGATCGCTCCCTACGGTGTCTGGTGGGGCGACTGGGCGCAGACGTCCGAGCAGTGGATCTCCCAGGGCGCCGCGACCGGCGGCCAGGGCGCGCCGTACGACTTCGCGGTGATCCATGTGACCCCGGAGAAGGGCGGCAACGGCAAGTCCCTGGAGGAGACGGTCGGTTCGGCGCTTCCGGTGGACTTCAATGCCCCGGCCGTGCCGGAGATCGAGAGCATGAAGGCCACCGGATACCCCGCGGCGCCGCCGTTCGACGGTGAGCGGATGTTCCAGTGCGAGGACCAGCCGGGCCGGCTGTCGCTCAAGGCGAACGACCCGACGATGTACCGCATCGGCTGCACCATGACCGGTGGTTCCTCCGGTGGCGGCTGGGTGGCGGCGGGCCGGGACGGCAAGCCGGCGCTGGTGTCGAACACCTCCATCGGCCCGGTGACGGCGGGCTGGCTGGCCGGCCCTCGGCTCGGTACGGAGGCCAAGGGCATCTACGAGGCGGTCAGCAAGAAGTACGCGGGCCAGTAG
- a CDS encoding M1 family metallopeptidase yields MLLTSRRLRGALLAAASVTLVAAALPAAESAPEALGIGDPLFPHLGNPGYDVLTYDIAFTYGGSNSKPLDAITKIDARATDRLERINLDFSRGTVRSVQVNGQSAGFETVGEDLVITPARAVESGQALAITVTHTSAPIGKGDGGWVRTADGLAMVNQADAAHRVFPCNDHPADKAYFTFRITAPARLTAVANGLPLAKAQAGPTATWLYRTRHPMATELAQVSIGTSAVVHRSGPGGLPVRDVVPEADRAVLEPWLKKTPGQIEWMESKVGRYPFETYGALVVAATTGFELETQTLSLFERSMFTRPEIPEWYVDSIMVHELAHQWFGNSVTPRRWADLWFNEGHASWYEALYAEEHAQQSLEERMHEAYARSDSWRSAGGPPAAPKPSPPGEQIGLFRPIVYDGSALVLYALRQEIGKDAFERLERLWVAEHRDDTATTADFTALASRVTGRDLSAFFKAWLYGEKTPAMPGHADWRSAAPKPRAAVRGGVRP; encoded by the coding sequence ATGCTCCTCACTTCACGACGCCTGCGGGGCGCACTGCTCGCCGCCGCCTCGGTCACCCTGGTCGCCGCCGCCCTGCCCGCGGCCGAGTCCGCCCCCGAGGCGCTCGGCATCGGAGATCCGCTCTTCCCGCACCTGGGCAATCCCGGGTACGACGTCCTCACGTACGACATCGCCTTCACCTACGGCGGATCGAACTCCAAGCCCCTGGACGCCATCACCAAGATCGACGCACGGGCGACCGACCGCCTGGAAAGGATCAACCTCGACTTCTCCCGCGGCACCGTGCGGAGCGTGCAGGTGAACGGGCAGAGCGCCGGATTCGAGACCGTCGGCGAGGATCTGGTGATCACGCCCGCACGTGCCGTCGAATCCGGCCAGGCCCTGGCGATCACCGTCACTCACACGAGCGCCCCGATCGGCAAGGGAGACGGCGGCTGGGTGCGTACCGCGGACGGGCTGGCCATGGTCAACCAGGCCGATGCCGCCCACCGGGTCTTCCCCTGCAACGACCACCCCGCCGACAAGGCCTATTTCACGTTCCGGATCACGGCACCCGCCCGGCTGACCGCCGTCGCCAACGGACTGCCGCTGGCGAAGGCGCAGGCCGGACCCACGGCGACCTGGCTCTACCGCACCCGGCACCCCATGGCGACCGAGCTGGCCCAGGTCAGCATCGGCACGTCGGCCGTCGTCCACCGCAGCGGTCCGGGCGGACTGCCGGTGCGGGACGTCGTCCCCGAGGCCGACCGTGCCGTCCTCGAACCCTGGCTCAAGAAGACGCCCGGGCAGATCGAGTGGATGGAGAGCAAGGTCGGCCGCTATCCGTTCGAGACGTACGGCGCGCTGGTCGTCGCGGCCACCACGGGCTTCGAACTGGAGACGCAGACGCTCTCGCTCTTCGAGCGGTCGATGTTCACCCGCCCCGAGATCCCCGAGTGGTACGTCGACTCGATCATGGTCCATGAGCTCGCCCACCAGTGGTTCGGGAACAGCGTCACACCCCGCCGCTGGGCGGATCTCTGGTTCAACGAAGGGCACGCCAGCTGGTACGAGGCGCTGTACGCGGAGGAGCACGCGCAGCAGTCGCTGGAGGAGCGCATGCATGAGGCGTACGCGCGGTCGGACTCCTGGCGGTCCGCCGGCGGTCCGCCCGCGGCCCCGAAGCCGTCGCCGCCCGGTGAGCAGATCGGGCTGTTCCGGCCCATCGTGTACGACGGCAGCGCGCTGGTGCTCTACGCGCTGCGACAGGAGATCGGCAAGGACGCGTTCGAGCGGCTGGAGCGGCTGTGGGTGGCCGAGCACCGGGACGACACGGCGACGACGGCGGACTTCACCGCCCTGGCGTCGAGGGTCACGGGCCGCGATCTGTCGGCGTTCTTCAAGGCGTGGCTGTACGGCGAGAAGACGCCGGCGATGCCCGGGCACGCGGACTGGCGCAGTGCGGCCCCGAAGCCACGGGCGGCGGTCCGGGGCGGTGTCCGGCCGTGA